One genomic segment of Natrialbaceae archaeon AArc-T1-2 includes these proteins:
- a CDS encoding BREX protein BrxB domain-containing protein, giving the protein MLSDFQTRLEEVERLVRDDREEVGKRVGVPFIVFTYDPADEIEVDKEIRNLIGKLEYHDQAVAGLDMRELVFSVLEERGILENVLDLERRDREQLLSGLKSSLLDDGEMGQLASAIATQAEDADTVIVYRMGILYPFASASTLMGQLETNTPDDTPIVFCYPATVDDKSLRFLDESEGTYYRARVIGHE; this is encoded by the coding sequence ATGCTTTCTGACTTTCAGACACGGCTCGAAGAGGTCGAACGACTCGTCCGAGACGATAGAGAGGAAGTCGGGAAGCGAGTGGGGGTTCCGTTCATCGTATTCACGTACGATCCCGCCGACGAAATTGAGGTGGATAAAGAGATTCGGAACCTTATTGGAAAACTGGAGTACCACGATCAAGCGGTCGCCGGACTCGATATGCGTGAACTTGTCTTCAGCGTGCTTGAGGAGCGAGGTATCCTCGAAAACGTACTCGATCTCGAACGGCGGGACCGAGAACAGTTGCTCAGCGGACTGAAATCATCGCTCCTTGATGATGGTGAGATGGGTCAGTTGGCGTCCGCTATTGCAACACAGGCTGAAGACGCGGACACCGTTATCGTGTATCGAATGGGTATCCTGTACCCGTTTGCGAGTGCGTCGACATTGATGGGGCAGTTGGAGACCAACACGCCGGATGACACTCCTATCGTGTTCTGCTATCCTGCGACCGTTGATGACAAGAGTTTAAGATTCCTCGACGAATCTGAAGGAACATACTACCGCGCGAGGGTAATCGGACATGAGTGA
- a CDS encoding MarR family transcriptional regulator produces MPVRIEDNDPEIDLRPGTTKSDIVAFLYRTPEWGFSPEEIKEFLNIPRGTATTVLKHLYDDNYIGKTGDGYYHALDNREDIQRYVSNLDQVDRMFRHHHDADTAPEKPEKQIGEGHTDEELDAELAELEDNTGDLAE; encoded by the coding sequence ATGCCGGTGCGCATCGAAGACAACGACCCTGAAATCGATCTTCGCCCCGGAACCACAAAATCGGACATCGTCGCGTTTCTATACCGAACTCCTGAGTGGGGATTCTCCCCGGAAGAGATCAAAGAGTTCCTCAACATCCCCCGAGGAACTGCAACGACCGTACTCAAACACCTATACGACGACAACTACATCGGGAAAACTGGTGACGGATACTACCACGCCCTCGACAACCGCGAAGACATCCAGCGATATGTCTCAAATCTCGACCAAGTAGACCGGATGTTCAGACATCACCACGATGCAGACACCGCCCCTGAAAAACCCGAAAAGCAAATAGGTGAAGGCCATACTGACGAGGAACTCGATGCAGAACTCGCCGAACTGGAAGACAACACCGGTGACTTGGCTGAGTAA
- the pglX gene encoding BREX-1 system adenine-specific DNA-methyltransferase PglX, giving the protein MSTTHGQPGLSSDQRSTIRSTILSTRHTLEAELRRQLEKYGIYEDKQLPLENLTHLSVEEIETRRTLDAAIERELESTEGDLERSITNYVREATKTYLNRYVALKTIEVRGLIEETITERPEYGNRSYMHHTVAEIAGELTNAPDDGFGATLDLAYQEIGAEIRMIFEESEHTAIDLDPQVREEILDELDAIDNEAWESDEALGWVYQYFGEEEREEIDERVDEENYKIAGTDIATKTQLFTPRYIVEWMVDNSLGRLWLEMNRGRTSIADEDHCFYLAPLEESLIDRDPKPVEEITVLDPACGSGHMLFYAFDVLYQMYLEEGEVPEKYIPREILRNNLYGVDIDSGAAQIAALSLYLKAKDKSPDVEIPQLNIVSADAVLINGERKEEVLERTGSELEREILEQIWNSFGDIRELGSLVQVEDRIDEVLDEYREEFGATGQAQFTSGGGLTSQSTFVTGGEEESWDEIKFRLMQNVQDLASAALEHNDPIEEMFAAEVGKTVELLDVLIGQYDTVVSNPPYLQSKKMGETLKDYIRDHYVGKYDIYGAFIERCLSFSSEDGHVSMVTPENFMFLYYFRGLRKKLLNECYFIEAAHLSRYGFEQQKDAYTIPFVLRGSVPSEGEPSRFYRMTHEQEHYKNYERKIAGLREIAEALRSGEEHDDVYAFSQNRIDDIGRRPFLYWFGEETLDLFSEHPTLEDTAEVVVGLQTGDDETFVRKWWEIPKSELNKRYKRFQKSGTNSEYYDYAEDYVDWGNSGQDLRDAGANLRNEGFYFDEGVSFRAFGNYFVGRKQQEGSIFSHKSHAVFSDDISDELLLANLNSTLHRFIGNGLNPGLSFEVGDAKRFPVKTDYEYQSELVELVSTGIQERKELSQLTETSADFDGEKLTTLLESNSTDLQYAKEVSQARILTVHGISDTLLFDEYEISPETQEQMYANLPKNASTYPVDRNIHVDYAEFLNEYLEVTDLNDERIDSAVETLRSLDGVTLREAAEETELSPLTVAQLRYDYDLYTDDEKTMTAGQVVSLIVGSLFGRWESITDIHTLDDEILAFDHSATSITNRFSKALNELFQDPTQAERTLESALGDQPVNWLRESFFQHHHVEEYKPRGERSPIYWQLESPNGGFSCFVYYHEIDSNTLPKLRGQYLDPRIEKLENELETLNAQTSGDNPNKELLKRQEEVQNDLDDIKEFRDTIDEMIDDGVTVDVEKGIWENIKKWDQYEVLETGLPKLKSSYSR; this is encoded by the coding sequence ATGTCAACAACGCACGGTCAACCCGGTCTCTCGTCGGATCAGCGCTCAACCATCCGAAGCACGATCCTCAGTACGCGCCATACGCTCGAAGCTGAACTCCGTAGACAGCTCGAAAAGTACGGCATCTACGAGGACAAGCAGCTTCCGCTGGAGAACCTGACGCACCTCTCCGTCGAGGAGATCGAAACTCGAAGAACGTTGGATGCCGCAATCGAGAGGGAGCTCGAATCCACAGAGGGCGATCTAGAGCGGTCGATCACCAACTACGTCCGCGAAGCGACGAAGACCTACCTCAACCGATACGTCGCGCTGAAAACCATCGAAGTTCGCGGCCTCATCGAGGAAACCATCACCGAACGTCCAGAGTACGGCAACCGGTCGTACATGCACCACACAGTGGCCGAAATAGCCGGCGAGCTAACCAACGCTCCCGACGACGGATTCGGAGCCACGCTCGACCTTGCATACCAAGAGATCGGTGCAGAAATTCGAATGATATTCGAGGAGTCTGAACATACCGCTATTGACCTTGATCCACAGGTACGTGAAGAAATTCTCGACGAACTTGATGCAATCGATAACGAGGCTTGGGAGAGTGACGAGGCTCTAGGTTGGGTGTATCAGTACTTCGGCGAAGAGGAACGCGAGGAGATCGACGAGCGAGTCGACGAAGAGAACTATAAGATTGCAGGGACGGACATCGCCACGAAAACGCAACTGTTCACGCCACGGTACATCGTCGAGTGGATGGTCGATAATTCGCTTGGGCGGTTGTGGCTCGAAATGAATCGTGGACGAACCAGTATTGCCGACGAGGACCATTGCTTCTATCTCGCACCCTTGGAAGAGTCCCTGATTGATCGTGACCCGAAGCCAGTTGAGGAGATCACTGTACTTGATCCCGCGTGCGGTAGCGGGCATATGCTGTTCTATGCTTTCGACGTTCTCTATCAGATGTACTTGGAAGAAGGGGAAGTACCTGAGAAGTACATCCCACGCGAAATCCTTCGGAACAATCTCTACGGTGTCGATATTGATTCAGGAGCGGCACAGATCGCCGCACTATCGCTCTATCTGAAAGCTAAAGATAAATCGCCTGATGTCGAGATCCCGCAGTTGAACATCGTTTCTGCCGATGCTGTGCTGATCAACGGAGAAAGGAAAGAAGAGGTACTCGAACGGACGGGCTCGGAACTGGAGCGGGAAATTTTAGAGCAAATCTGGAATAGCTTCGGTGACATCCGCGAATTGGGTAGTCTGGTTCAGGTCGAAGACCGCATTGACGAGGTTCTCGACGAATATCGAGAAGAGTTCGGAGCAACAGGCCAAGCTCAGTTCACGAGCGGTGGTGGACTAACTTCTCAATCGACCTTCGTTACCGGTGGAGAAGAAGAGTCCTGGGATGAAATAAAATTTCGACTAATGCAGAATGTCCAGGATCTCGCCAGCGCAGCACTCGAACATAATGACCCAATCGAGGAGATGTTTGCGGCTGAAGTAGGAAAAACAGTCGAGCTTCTAGATGTTCTAATAGGACAATACGATACCGTCGTCAGCAACCCACCCTATCTGCAGAGTAAGAAGATGGGCGAGACGCTCAAGGATTACATCAGAGACCACTACGTGGGAAAGTATGACATCTATGGTGCCTTTATCGAGCGCTGTCTTTCATTCTCTTCCGAGGATGGCCACGTTAGTATGGTCACCCCAGAAAATTTTATGTTCCTGTACTATTTCCGAGGATTGCGAAAGAAACTTCTTAATGAGTGCTACTTCATTGAGGCTGCCCACCTCTCCAGATACGGTTTCGAACAGCAGAAAGACGCATACACAATTCCTTTCGTACTCAGAGGATCAGTTCCCTCAGAAGGAGAGCCATCTCGGTTCTATAGAATGACGCACGAACAGGAGCACTACAAGAACTATGAGCGTAAAATTGCAGGATTACGGGAGATCGCTGAAGCGCTTCGTTCTGGCGAAGAACACGACGATGTGTATGCATTCTCTCAAAACAGAATTGATGATATTGGCAGACGCCCATTCCTGTACTGGTTCGGCGAAGAAACGCTCGATCTTTTCTCCGAGCACCCTACGCTAGAAGATACAGCAGAAGTTGTTGTTGGATTACAGACAGGGGATGATGAGACATTTGTTCGAAAGTGGTGGGAGATTCCAAAATCTGAATTAAACAAACGATATAAAAGATTCCAAAAGAGCGGAACTAACTCAGAGTACTACGATTATGCCGAAGACTACGTGGACTGGGGGAACTCAGGACAAGATCTGCGCGACGCAGGTGCAAACCTTCGTAACGAGGGATTCTATTTTGATGAGGGAGTCTCATTCAGAGCCTTTGGGAACTACTTTGTCGGTCGTAAACAACAGGAAGGTTCGATTTTTTCGCACAAGTCCCACGCAGTCTTCTCAGATGACATCTCAGACGAACTCCTCTTAGCAAATCTCAATTCGACTCTCCATAGGTTCATTGGGAACGGACTCAATCCTGGCTTGAGTTTCGAAGTAGGCGACGCAAAGCGATTCCCGGTGAAAACAGATTACGAATATCAGTCTGAGTTAGTGGAGCTGGTTTCTACTGGCATTCAAGAGCGAAAGGAGCTGTCTCAGTTGACGGAGACTAGCGCAGACTTCGATGGCGAGAAACTTACAACGCTACTCGAATCGAATTCAACCGATCTCCAGTATGCGAAAGAGGTTAGCCAGGCTCGAATCCTTACTGTCCATGGGATTTCAGATACTCTCCTCTTCGATGAATATGAGATCTCCCCTGAGACGCAAGAGCAGATGTACGCAAATCTTCCAAAGAACGCCTCGACATATCCTGTGGACCGAAATATCCACGTTGATTATGCAGAATTTTTGAACGAGTATCTGGAAGTAACCGACCTAAATGACGAGCGGATTGATTCAGCAGTGGAAACTCTCCGGTCATTGGACGGTGTTACGCTCCGCGAAGCAGCAGAAGAAACTGAACTCTCCCCATTAACCGTGGCTCAGCTTCGGTACGACTACGACCTCTATACTGACGATGAGAAGACAATGACCGCAGGTCAAGTGGTTTCACTAATTGTGGGGTCGTTGTTTGGCCGTTGGGAATCTATTACCGATATTCACACTCTCGATGACGAGATACTCGCTTTCGACCACTCGGCTACCTCAATCACAAACCGGTTCTCGAAGGCTCTCAACGAATTGTTTCAGGATCCAACGCAGGCAGAACGCACGCTTGAATCAGCTCTGGGAGATCAGCCGGTTAATTGGCTTCGTGAGAGCTTCTTCCAACACCATCATGTCGAAGAGTACAAGCCACGGGGTGAGCGGAGCCCAATCTACTGGCAACTCGAAAGTCCAAACGGTGGGTTCAGTTGCTTCGTATATTACCACGAGATAGACTCGAACACGCTCCCGAAGCTCCGTGGCCAATATCTCGATCCACGGATCGAAAAACTCGAAAACGAACTCGAAACCCTCAACGCTCAGACCAGTGGAGATAACCCGAATAAGGAGCTTCTGAAGAGGCAGGAAGAAGTTCAAAATGATCTTGATGACATTAAGGAATTCCGTGACACGATCGACGAAATGATCGACGATGGTGTTACGGTTGATGTCGAAAAGGGGATCTGGGAAAACATCAAGAAGTGGGATCAGTACGAGGTTTTAGAAACTGGACTTCCGAAATTGAAGTCGAGCTACTCCCGATAA
- a CDS encoding AAA family ATPase, producing MKLEKLTIENFRGVRGTYTFEPEASNAIIVGPNGSGKSSILEAINYLLTNQIRQLDRDGMKSVKKQDVIPNIDADGDCVVTGVFKDAENDTQVSVKRSTDSTNLEPQKEDLPQSLQRTIDTAHQGQHILTRDDLLDLIIAQPSSRREVLSELLDLPDIDERRLALQRTRKSLEGQKEKAKATRQTSYERLQELTESNASDSAELRADTIETINDLRSSFGGEAVEEVDPETVREGIESPAEAVSTQALQRERPRAELEQFSGWLDDFNTDLPDQIDQLEASLREYQEKEAADISASKLELLEQGEEIITQETDVCPLCEQDWRSDHSLLKDVRQRREQLHELKTLVENINRRGDEIRKHFEKGSDYLEYLIKELGKDEYPEVEQLVRFSDDLRKLSDEFSGSLLDDVDHVLRNLPAVESDRTGVVIELEGVLNATDSLESQAENLDDLSDTERRYERLKSIADQWTEFQRLDAEVEQLSSLVSDAEAAETAFIAARSEVIGEIYDDITDRVETYYNSIHSDESDTSTSIVVTETGADLQKEFYDAGEYPPHSVFSEGHLDSLGLCLHLALADYLQQDEKSLLLLDDVVMSVDQNHRLEIARMIAKEFAEDYQVIITTHDELWAEQLSSQGALHGGPQIRLREWSFDGGVKESRSYIDVYEQWETVEEAMDADEMERAAHELRYATERMLQQCAVSLGGKVEYDPRLRHTLSDFKDSVCSRLDTLTGRAKDNLDPDDEMFSKANELDNAYGSILHDVGNQLNKVNRRVHWTPGRWLTLSPAEFEEVYEAHRKAYELLYCDECGSCIRYEKFGRNYHELRCNCRDHYDIRWS from the coding sequence ATGAAGCTTGAGAAGCTTACTATCGAGAATTTTCGAGGGGTGAGGGGAACGTACACATTCGAGCCAGAAGCGAGTAATGCGATTATCGTCGGACCCAACGGGTCCGGAAAAAGTTCGATTTTAGAGGCGATCAACTACCTGCTTACTAATCAAATTCGCCAATTGGATCGGGACGGGATGAAGAGCGTCAAGAAGCAGGATGTTATCCCGAATATCGATGCAGATGGTGATTGTGTTGTTACGGGAGTCTTCAAAGACGCCGAGAATGATACCCAAGTGTCTGTAAAACGGTCTACCGATTCGACTAATCTCGAACCGCAAAAAGAAGATCTTCCTCAATCTCTCCAAAGAACGATCGATACCGCGCACCAGGGGCAGCACATCCTCACACGGGATGACCTTCTTGACCTCATTATCGCCCAACCCAGCTCTCGGAGAGAGGTACTAAGCGAACTACTTGATCTTCCGGATATTGACGAACGACGCTTAGCATTGCAACGGACTCGAAAGTCGCTGGAAGGCCAGAAAGAAAAGGCGAAAGCAACCCGTCAAACATCGTACGAGCGCTTGCAAGAGCTTACGGAATCGAACGCGTCTGATTCTGCCGAGCTCCGGGCAGACACGATTGAGACGATCAATGATCTCAGAAGTTCGTTTGGTGGTGAGGCTGTGGAAGAGGTTGATCCTGAAACGGTTCGAGAAGGTATTGAATCACCGGCGGAAGCAGTATCTACACAAGCTCTTCAACGGGAACGACCACGGGCTGAATTAGAGCAGTTCTCTGGTTGGTTAGATGACTTCAATACGGATCTCCCTGATCAAATTGACCAATTGGAAGCGTCACTCAGAGAGTACCAGGAAAAAGAGGCTGCTGATATTTCTGCGTCGAAACTCGAATTGCTGGAACAGGGGGAAGAAATAATCACCCAAGAGACGGATGTGTGTCCGCTTTGTGAACAGGACTGGCGAAGCGACCACTCTTTGCTAAAAGATGTACGCCAACGGCGTGAACAACTCCATGAACTCAAGACCCTCGTAGAGAATATCAATCGGCGAGGGGACGAGATCAGGAAGCACTTTGAGAAGGGATCGGATTACTTAGAATATCTGATAAAGGAGTTGGGAAAAGACGAATATCCGGAAGTAGAACAGCTGGTGAGATTTTCCGATGACCTACGAAAATTATCAGATGAATTTTCCGGGAGCTTACTTGATGATGTCGACCACGTCCTGCGTAACCTTCCTGCTGTCGAGTCGGACAGAACAGGCGTTGTAATTGAGCTTGAAGGGGTTCTCAACGCAACTGATTCATTGGAATCACAAGCTGAAAACCTCGATGATCTTAGCGATACTGAACGTCGCTATGAGCGTCTCAAATCAATTGCTGACCAATGGACGGAATTTCAAAGACTGGATGCGGAAGTTGAGCAACTATCCTCTCTAGTATCTGATGCAGAGGCCGCTGAGACAGCGTTTATCGCTGCTCGAAGTGAGGTTATCGGTGAAATTTATGACGACATCACCGATCGAGTTGAGACGTACTATAACTCAATCCACTCCGACGAATCAGATACTTCAACTTCAATCGTCGTCACGGAAACTGGTGCGGACTTGCAAAAGGAGTTCTATGATGCCGGTGAATATCCGCCACATTCCGTATTTAGTGAAGGGCACTTGGACTCTTTGGGGCTTTGCCTTCATCTCGCCCTTGCAGACTACCTTCAGCAGGACGAAAAGTCACTTCTTCTTCTTGATGACGTGGTTATGTCTGTGGACCAAAATCACCGACTCGAAATTGCGCGAATGATTGCAAAGGAGTTCGCAGAGGACTATCAGGTGATTATTACAACCCATGATGAGCTATGGGCCGAGCAATTGTCCAGCCAGGGGGCCTTACATGGGGGACCCCAGATACGGTTACGAGAATGGTCTTTCGATGGTGGTGTAAAAGAGAGCCGCAGCTACATCGATGTCTACGAACAATGGGAGACTGTTGAGGAAGCGATGGACGCGGATGAAATGGAACGGGCCGCCCATGAACTTCGATATGCTACAGAGCGTATGCTCCAGCAGTGTGCAGTATCGTTAGGGGGGAAAGTGGAATACGACCCCCGACTCAGACACACGCTTAGTGATTTCAAGGACTCAGTTTGCAGTCGATTGGACACTCTGACTGGTAGGGCTAAAGATAATCTTGATCCGGACGATGAGATGTTCTCAAAGGCGAACGAATTGGATAATGCCTATGGGTCGATTCTCCATGACGTGGGGAATCAATTGAATAAGGTAAACCGTCGCGTTCACTGGACTCCAGGGCGGTGGTTGACATTGAGTCCGGCGGAATTCGAGGAAGTCTATGAGGCACACAGGAAGGCTTACGAACTCCTGTACTGCGATGAATGCGGTTCGTGTATTCGCTATGAAAAATTCGGCAGAAACTACCATGAGCTTCGGTGTAACTGCCGAGACCACTATGATATTCGATGGAGTTAG
- the brxC gene encoding BREX system P-loop protein BrxC, which yields MSDSTSTYQINEIFYRPINRKIDRVVKVDNDDPSVVKKELEEYILTPQLERHFSDALEAVIDTEHAQTEDVGMWVSGFFGSGKSHFMKILGHVMENRAFGDTHAAEMFRDRIEGNEMLDGAVSAVTNKFESEVLMFQIGAKADASGSESITEIIHREFNISRGYASMPWVAQMEQELESRGVYDDFVTTIEANTGKDWTEARKDAMFVRSDMETALVEATNEFDDEEDAARAIDDVQDNVLINASTLAEDIVEYVEQQERETGNNCRYFVFIDEISQFIGDDGQLLLELQSIVEEFGQKGKGKVFLGVTSQEQLQQLIPGVLEKEAEESKVIDRFPHRFDLTSENLDKVVRDRVLSKKGEVREEIGTLYDEHEGILSARYKLDAGQSLKPITRENFIDCYPFLPYQLDILPEMFKALGKGSDDQLAGSERTLIDVTQSVLKDETHLYNEDLGALVTLDMIFDEISNDIPSSDVKSIREATPKDADTEIARRVLKSLYLLQQLAWIPNTADNIATSLQTELGPTQQLESEVKGTLDSLVEAGLVGRSEEGYRFLRETERELENEIKSIEVGPGDIRRSSKRFLNDILNETSRVNYEGKTFQLNLSIDGEVVASNGHIDLKTYSPIYQRYEDLDPDGLKTQSFSEDGTLYWIADDEKQHNIFEKLKSIYQINTVVKAKRGNELSQEEQEALGQKQEDLQRLRNEVEREFKRSFQRGTLIYNGDAEEFDTTNTSLTSLVSRKADNAIPKVFPSFKHGSATVKGRHIEQIFGDLQGSSNPSVFSELGVVQDGELIAEARISAEVEDDIQRREKAGESRSGSDLIDHFAEPPYGWSREVVRLAAAVLFRNGSIIPTHKERTYETYSEDGAQELFTQVTKFKSTSFDERETVDVETRTDAKQLLDRLFDRKVKSTDQAVDEGVREAANEWVSTTSTLLSQLQRVDFPLADDVEDFQTRLQNLLQQPTSAKRIKQFVEYEDELEGLTKTAKDVAEFCGETGGENRLETYETIQRFITTEWESLVDEADSHPGLVDISDEAREAAQRVADTLDTEGVISQWNNVKTDYRTAAEAFTTTYEALYEERHETYTDSVEAVRAYAGSDVDEPDLDAALSDLTKRQGEGSVDLNIAGEQHINPSPSLPRLIEHIQTVDAYENAAKTEIDDLEDDEDDGTLRESVHINSIFGSVVVTDPDDIDAPISELRAEIEDLLDQDGDVEIRFR from the coding sequence ATGAGTGACAGTACTTCCACCTACCAAATCAACGAGATCTTCTACCGGCCGATCAATCGGAAGATCGACCGGGTTGTCAAAGTCGATAACGATGACCCGAGCGTCGTCAAGAAAGAACTCGAAGAGTACATCCTCACCCCACAGCTCGAACGGCACTTCTCGGACGCCCTAGAGGCGGTCATCGATACGGAACACGCTCAGACAGAGGATGTCGGGATGTGGGTTTCCGGGTTCTTCGGCTCCGGGAAAAGCCACTTCATGAAAATCCTCGGGCACGTTATGGAAAACCGGGCGTTCGGGGATACGCATGCAGCGGAAATGTTTCGGGATCGGATTGAGGGCAACGAGATGCTTGACGGGGCAGTCTCTGCGGTCACGAACAAATTCGAATCCGAGGTGCTGATGTTCCAGATCGGCGCGAAGGCCGACGCATCCGGAAGTGAATCCATCACCGAAATCATTCACCGTGAGTTCAACATTTCCCGCGGCTACGCGTCGATGCCCTGGGTCGCCCAGATGGAACAGGAACTCGAATCACGCGGTGTGTACGACGACTTTGTCACCACCATCGAGGCAAACACTGGAAAGGATTGGACAGAGGCTCGTAAGGATGCGATGTTCGTGCGGTCGGATATGGAGACGGCCTTGGTCGAGGCGACCAACGAATTTGACGACGAAGAAGACGCAGCCCGGGCTATCGACGACGTTCAGGATAACGTTCTGATCAACGCTTCGACCTTGGCGGAAGACATCGTCGAGTACGTTGAACAGCAGGAACGCGAAACGGGGAACAACTGCCGGTACTTCGTCTTCATCGACGAAATTTCACAGTTCATCGGTGATGATGGCCAGCTCCTCTTGGAACTCCAGAGTATCGTCGAGGAGTTCGGACAGAAAGGGAAAGGGAAGGTGTTCCTTGGGGTCACCTCTCAGGAACAGCTCCAGCAACTCATCCCCGGCGTTCTAGAAAAAGAAGCCGAAGAGTCGAAAGTCATCGATCGGTTCCCACATAGATTCGACCTTACGTCCGAAAACCTCGATAAAGTCGTCCGTGACCGCGTTCTCAGCAAGAAAGGCGAGGTACGGGAAGAAATCGGTACTCTGTACGATGAGCACGAAGGGATCCTTTCGGCCAGGTACAAACTCGATGCTGGACAAAGCCTGAAACCCATCACGAGGGAGAACTTCATCGACTGCTATCCCTTCCTTCCGTATCAGCTCGACATTCTCCCGGAGATGTTCAAGGCGCTCGGCAAAGGCTCGGACGATCAACTCGCGGGCAGTGAACGGACGCTGATCGATGTCACACAGAGTGTTCTGAAGGACGAGACTCACCTCTATAACGAAGATCTCGGGGCGCTCGTCACGCTCGATATGATCTTCGATGAGATTAGCAACGACATCCCCAGCAGCGATGTCAAGTCCATCCGAGAAGCCACACCGAAGGACGCTGATACAGAGATCGCCCGCAGAGTCCTCAAGTCACTCTATCTGCTCCAACAGCTCGCCTGGATACCCAACACCGCCGACAACATCGCCACCTCGCTCCAGACGGAGCTCGGCCCCACACAGCAGTTAGAGAGTGAAGTCAAGGGTACGCTTGATTCACTCGTTGAAGCCGGGCTCGTCGGTCGGAGCGAAGAGGGATACCGGTTCCTTCGGGAAACAGAGCGCGAACTGGAAAACGAAATCAAGAGTATCGAAGTCGGTCCTGGTGACATCCGTCGATCTTCGAAACGCTTCCTGAACGACATCCTCAACGAGACATCCCGCGTCAACTACGAGGGGAAAACGTTCCAGTTGAACCTGAGTATCGACGGTGAAGTCGTCGCGTCGAACGGGCACATCGACCTCAAGACTTACTCACCGATCTATCAACGGTACGAAGACCTCGACCCGGACGGCCTGAAGACACAGAGCTTCAGTGAAGATGGGACGCTGTATTGGATCGCCGACGACGAGAAGCAACACAACATCTTCGAAAAGCTGAAATCGATCTACCAGATCAACACCGTCGTCAAAGCAAAGCGTGGTAACGAACTCAGCCAAGAGGAACAGGAAGCCCTCGGGCAAAAGCAGGAAGATCTCCAGCGACTCCGTAACGAGGTCGAACGCGAGTTCAAACGAAGCTTCCAGCGTGGGACGCTCATCTACAATGGCGACGCTGAAGAGTTTGACACGACAAATACCTCGCTTACCTCGCTCGTGTCGCGGAAAGCGGACAACGCCATCCCGAAAGTCTTCCCCAGTTTCAAACACGGGTCAGCAACGGTCAAGGGTCGACACATCGAGCAGATATTCGGTGATCTCCAGGGGTCGTCGAACCCGTCAGTGTTCTCCGAACTCGGCGTCGTCCAGGACGGCGAACTCATCGCAGAGGCTCGCATCTCAGCCGAGGTCGAAGACGACATTCAGCGACGCGAGAAAGCAGGGGAATCTCGTTCAGGGAGCGACCTGATCGACCACTTCGCAGAGCCACCGTACGGATGGAGTCGGGAAGTCGTCCGGTTGGCTGCTGCCGTCCTCTTCCGGAACGGGTCGATCATTCCGACGCATAAGGAGCGGACGTACGAGACGTATTCCGAGGACGGTGCTCAGGAGCTGTTCACGCAGGTCACGAAGTTCAAGTCCACGTCCTTCGACGAGCGCGAGACGGTCGACGTTGAAACGCGAACGGATGCCAAACAACTCCTCGATCGGCTTTTCGACCGGAAGGTCAAATCTACCGATCAGGCCGTCGACGAAGGGGTCAGAGAGGCAGCGAACGAGTGGGTATCAACCACGAGCACACTCCTCTCGCAACTCCAGCGGGTTGACTTCCCGCTGGCAGACGATGTCGAGGACTTCCAGACACGATTACAGAACCTGCTCCAACAACCCACATCAGCCAAGCGCATCAAGCAGTTCGTCGAGTACGAAGACGAACTCGAAGGACTCACGAAAACCGCGAAGGATGTCGCCGAGTTCTGCGGTGAGACGGGCGGCGAGAATCGACTGGAGACCTACGAAACCATCCAGCGATTCATCACGACGGAGTGGGAATCCCTCGTCGACGAAGCGGATAGCCATCCAGGGCTCGTCGACATCAGCGATGAAGCACGTGAGGCGGCTCAGCGTGTTGCAGACACCCTGGACACAGAAGGTGTCATCAGTCAGTGGAACAACGTCAAAACGGATTACCGAACCGCTGCGGAAGCCTTCACGACCACGTACGAAGCTCTGTACGAGGAACGTCACGAGACATACACAGACTCCGTCGAAGCCGTTCGAGCGTATGCTGGTTCCGATGTCGATGAACCCGATCTCGACGCTGCATTGTCGGATCTAACGAAACGGCAAGGTGAGGGTTCGGTTGATCTGAACATCGCTGGCGAGCAGCACATCAATCCATCGCCGTCGCTTCCGCGACTCATCGAGCATATCCAAACAGTTGATGCGTACGAGAACGCTGCGAAGACCGAGATCGACGACCTTGAAGACGATGAGGACGACGGAACGCTTCGAGAAAGCGTACACATCAACTCTATCTTCGGATCCGTGGTCGTTACCGATCCGGACGACATCGACGCCCCCATCTCGGAGCTTCGAGCAGAAATTGAGGATCTGCTCGATCAGGACGGCGATGTCGAGATCCGATTCCGGTAG